One Verrucomicrobiales bacterium DNA segment encodes these proteins:
- the rfbG gene encoding CDP-glucose 4,6-dehydratase: MENLVTPCFQRFYASKTVLITGHTGFKGSWLALWLHHLGARVFGYGHGAPTSPSLFELIQGHAIENEYPGDVRDGVRMQEVFGTVRPDVIFHLAAQPLVRRSYLDPLPTFTINALGTAQVLEAVRVARVPAHVVVITTDKCYENVGKPEGYQESDALGGHDIYSASKAAAELAVQAWRRSFFQDNPALGNVASARGGNVIGGGDYAEDRLVPDCVRALLAGETIAVRNPHSTRPWQHVLDCLSGYLWLGARLGLDGKNAKVASAFNFGPDPTANRPVVDLVEGILQVWPGAWKSLAPPNAPHEASKLNLNIEKAARVLGWRPTWDFETTVRETMTWYQRRHLNAAEEMVRFSVDQIERFTRAAAASGATWAGKGGG; this comes from the coding sequence ATGGAAAATCTGGTGACTCCCTGCTTTCAACGCTTTTACGCTTCAAAAACCGTCCTGATCACCGGGCACACCGGGTTCAAGGGGAGCTGGCTGGCATTGTGGCTCCACCATCTGGGGGCGCGGGTTTTTGGCTACGGTCATGGCGCTCCCACCTCGCCCAGCTTATTCGAGCTGATTCAGGGGCATGCCATTGAGAACGAGTATCCCGGGGACGTGCGGGACGGGGTGCGCATGCAGGAGGTGTTTGGCACCGTTCGCCCCGATGTGATCTTTCATCTCGCCGCGCAGCCTTTGGTTCGGCGTTCCTATCTTGACCCGCTGCCGACGTTCACCATCAACGCGCTGGGCACCGCCCAGGTTTTGGAGGCCGTGCGAGTGGCGCGCGTTCCAGCTCACGTGGTGGTGATCACCACTGACAAATGCTATGAGAACGTCGGGAAGCCGGAGGGGTATCAGGAGAGCGACGCGTTGGGCGGGCATGACATTTATTCGGCGAGCAAGGCGGCGGCTGAGCTGGCGGTGCAGGCGTGGCGGCGCTCGTTCTTTCAGGACAACCCCGCCCTCGGCAATGTGGCTTCGGCCCGCGGGGGCAATGTCATCGGAGGTGGGGATTACGCCGAGGATCGGCTCGTTCCGGACTGTGTGCGCGCGCTGCTCGCCGGAGAGACGATCGCGGTGCGAAACCCCCACTCGACGCGTCCGTGGCAGCATGTGCTCGATTGCCTGAGCGGCTATCTTTGGTTGGGTGCTCGGCTGGGTTTGGACGGAAAGAACGCCAAGGTGGCAAGCGCCTTTAATTTTGGTCCGGATCCGACCGCCAACCGGCCAGTGGTGGATTTGGTGGAAGGGATTCTTCAGGTCTGGCCCGGGGCATGGAAAAGCCTGGCGCCGCCCAATGCGCCGCACGAAGCGTCCAAGTTGAACCTGAACATCGAGAAGGCGGCTCGGGTGCTGGGATGGCGACCAACTTGGGATTTTGAAACCACGGTTCGGGAAACCATGACGTGGTATCAGCGGAGGCATCTGAATGCTGCGGAGGAGATGGTGAGGTTCTCGGTCGATCAGATTGAGCGCTTCACTCGTGCGGCAGCGGCCTCCGGTGCGACCTGGGCAGGGAAGGGGGGCGGATGA